The Rhododendron vialii isolate Sample 1 chromosome 6a, ASM3025357v1 genome includes a window with the following:
- the LOC131328457 gene encoding uncharacterized protein LOC131328457: MAKLAMLVFMPFTGIKLPSQQLVTAEVLLFFAFEHKLTTELLVVSCTCQLFCFSLNPSSDGSGGRKHPSEKENGVNQVPDKGVGLSSLPTSQESKNKEVLPSTSPQSVITNGPLDVAPGSMGVVRAHLSPVSLDNQPGEGSSTDMSKLNGPPPPPHPVSMMEKPPIDFVTGDAHGHLTSSSSSNSIAGTQATLPGVYFSASNPVLVILGFPEL; this comes from the exons ATGGCAAAGTTAGCTATGCTAGTTTTTATGCCTTTCACTGGTATCAAGCT GCCATCACAGCAGTTGGTCACCGCAGAAGTTCtattgttttttgcttttgaacATAAACTCACTACAgaa TTGTTAGTTGTCTCATGCACATGTCAGCTATTTTGTTTCTCATTGAATCCCTCTTCAGATGGTAGTGGTGGCAGAAAACATCCTtctgaaaaggaaaatggagtCAATCAAGTTCCAGACAAGGGTGTTGGGCTCTCGTCCTTGCCCACCTCTCAggagtcaaaaaataaagaagtccTTCCTTCCACGAG CCCTCAATCGGTCATAACCAATGGCCCCCTTGATGTGGCTCCTGGGAGTATGGGTGTTGTACGTGCTCATTTGTCTCCAGTAAGTTTGGACAACCAGCCTGGAGAGGGCTCATCGACTGACATGAGTAAGTTGAACggtccaccaccacctccacatCCGGTCAGCATGATGGAAAAACCTCCCATTGACTTTGTGACAGGAGATGCTCATGGGCATCTCACATCAAGCTCTAGCAGCAACTCAATTGCTGGGACCCAGGCAACTTTGCCTGGAGTCTATTTCTCAGCTTCAAATCCTGTCCTGGTGATTCTTGGCTTCCCGGAGCTGTAG